One region of Primulina tabacum isolate GXHZ01 chromosome 1, ASM2559414v2, whole genome shotgun sequence genomic DNA includes:
- the LOC142547482 gene encoding UBP1-associated protein 2A-like codes for MAKKRKSRAIETPQEPEPEPEPEPEPIQYSEPDPEQYSEPDPEQSVTEEIQQTSVEDPSVGEEEEEEADIEEEAEEEAEGKGEGEGEEGKEVQEDDALLEKIEHEYEITEKPSEKDISENGGANEGQNEEDEGELEEEPLEKLLEPFSKDQIVLLVKEAVAKHPDIIDNVRELADADPSHRKIFVHGLGWDATSETITSVFGKYGDIEDSRVVIDKNSGKAKGYGFILFRHRHGARRALKQPQKLIGSRMTSCQLASAGPVPAPPPIAGSTVSGAPVNEYTQKKIYVSNVSAEIDVNKLVEFFSKFGEIEEGPLGLDKQTGKPRGFCLFVYKSAESAKKALEEPHKKFEGQILHCQKAIDGPKHSKGYFNPQHGQPQQQQSQPLVHHQGQQGYYQRTVKRVKYAESSGGMLHTAGHLMAPSAGPAVPPMTFNHPVPPAAIGQAVAALLATQGAGLGIGNLLGGIGAGVNPQGGQTMMNNVGYGVPGASGYGGQSVVQGGYGVQPPMGQGGVRPHQGAAPYMGHGH; via the coding sequence ATGGCCAAGAAGAGAAAAAGCCGAGCTATCGAAACTCCTCAAGAGCCTGAGCCTGAGCCCGAGCCGGAGCCCGAACCCATCCAGTATAGTGAGCCAGATCCGGAACAGTACAGTGAGCCAGATCCGGAACAATCAGTCACTGAGGAAATACAACAAACCTCAGTGGAAGACCCAAGTGTtggggaagaagaagaagaagaagcagaCATTGAAGAAGAAGCAGAAGAGGAGGCAGAGGGAaagggagagggagagggagaaGAGGGGAAAGAGGTGCAGGAAGACGACGCCCTTCTTGAGAAGATCGAACATGAGTATGAAATTACAGAAAAGCCTTCCGAGAAAGACATTTCAGAAAATGGTGGTGCAAATGAAGGGCAGAACGAGGAAGACGAAGGTGAATTGGAGGAGGAGCCATTGGAGAAGCTTCTCGAACCCTTTTCTAAAGACCAAATAGTTCTTTTGGTCAAGGAGGCAGTGGCCAAACACCCTGATATCATCGACAACGTGCGCGAGTTGGCCGATGCCGACCCTTCACACCGCAAGATTTTCGTGCACGGTCTTGGGTGGGATGCGACTTCTGAAACGATTACCTCTGTTTTCGGGAAGTACGGGGATATTGAGGATAGTAGGGTTGTTATAGACAAGAATTCCGGGAAAGCTAAGGGTTATGGATTCATTTTATTCAGGCACCGTCATGGAGCGCGTCGTGCCTTGAAGCAACCACAGAAGTTGATCGGGAGTCGGATGACTTCATGCCAACTGGCATCAGCTGGTCCCGTTCCTGCTCCTCCACCCATTGCTGGGTCAACTGTTTCTGGAGCCCCAGTAAATGAGTACACGCAGAAGAAAATTTACGTGAGCAATGTATCCGCCGAGATTGATGTTAATAAACTTGTGGAGTTCTTCTCGAAATTTGGGGAGATCGAGGAAGGACCGTTGGGGTTGGATAAGCAGACTGGGAAACCAAGAGGTTTCTGCTTGTTTGTTTACAAAAGTGCCGAGAGTGCCAAGAAGGCGCTGGAGGAGCCACACAAGAAGTTTGAGGGTCAGATTCTACATTGCCAGAAGGCCATAGATGGACCTAAACATTCTAAAGGTTATTTCAATCCTCAGCATGGTCAACCACAGCAGCAACAGTCTCAGCCTCTGGTCCATCACCAGGGGCAGCAAGGGTATTATCAACGTACTGTGAAGAGGGTTAAGTACGCAGAGAGCAGTGGAGGGATGTTGCATACGGCTGGGCACTTGATGGCACCTAGTGCAGGGCCAGCTGTGCCTCCCATGACGTTCAATCATCCGGTACCCCCGGCAGCTATTGGACAGGCTGTAGCAGCACTGTTGGCCACTCAGGGGGCTGGCTTAGGAATAGGGAATTTGCTTGGAGGGATTGGTGCTGGTGTAAATCCACAAGGAGGTCAAACGATGATGAACAATGTAGGTTATGGAGTTCCAGGCGCATCTGGGTATGGAGGACAGTCTGTGGTGCAGGGAGGTTACGGTGTCCAGCCACCAATGGGTCAGGGTGGCGTTAGACCACATCAAGGTGCTGCCCCCTACATGGGTCATGGTCACTAG
- the LOC142547446 gene encoding ABSCISIC ACID-INSENSITIVE 5-like protein 2 yields MGIQTMNSYVSGSGQQSHVRHPLAQKSSWFGLTLDEVENQLGDLGKPLGSMNLDELLKNVSTAKARHSSGMDLRSTSPAASMQCQVSLSLLRTFTGKTVNEVWRDIQGVYKMRNLENMSGQEQGPTLGETTLEDFLVKAEMCVADASLETAMSLDTALVSHNFPTQIRLSSSASIDTLSDTSMPGRGRDSTDLEKTIERRLRRKIKNRESAARSRARKQAYHNELVSKVSRLEEENLKLMKEKEFDELMVLDFPKPRYQLRRTSSV; encoded by the exons ATGGGAATTCAGACAATGAATTCTTATGTGAGTGGTAGTGGGCAGCAATCTCACGTACGTCATCCATTGGCACAAAAAAGCTCATGGTTTGGCCTCACACTTGATGAAGTGGAAAATCAGTTAGGCGATCTAGGTAAACCATTAGGCAGCATGAATCTCGATGAATTGCTTAAAAATGTGTCGACTGCTAAGGCGAGACATTCATCTGGAATGGACCTGAGAAGTACTTCCCCTGCAGCCTCGATGCAGTGCCAAGTCAGCCTGTCCCTTTTGAGGACATTTACAGGTAAGACTGTGAATGAGGTGTGGAGGGACATACAAGGAGTCTACAAGATGAGGAATTTGGAGAATATGAGTGGTCAAGAACAAGGGCCGACTCTTGGGGAGACCACTTTGGAAGATTTCTTGGTAAAAGCTGAGATGTGTGTGGCTGATGCTTCCCTAGAAACTGCCATGTCTTTGGATACTGCATTGGTTTCTCACAATTTCCCGACCCAAATAAGGTTGTCGTCTTCTGCCTCAATTGATACATTGTCGGATACTTCAATGCCAGGGCGGGGAAGAGACTCGACAGACCTCGAGAAGACCATTGAGAGGAGGCTTAGACGAAAAATTAAGAATAGGGAGTCAGCTGCCCGTTCGCGAGCAAGAAAGCAG GCTTATCACAATGAGTTGGTGAGCAAGGTTTCACGTCTTGAAGAAGAGAATCTGAAGCTTATGAAAGAAAAG